Within the Streptosporangium album genome, the region GCGGTGGCCGCAACCTTATATACTTTATGGGTAAAACACTTGATAAACATGTGAACGGGGATCATGAGCGGGCGACCGGGCATGCCCGTGCGCCGGCTGCCGTTGAAGGGGACGTTCCGGCTCGGCCGGTTCGGTGACATCTGGCACAAGCCCGCGCTCAGCGCGGTCATCGCCTTGGCGGTCCCCGATCTGACCCTCCTCGCGCTGGGCCGCCTGGACCTGGCGGCCTACACCTCTCCCGGACCCGGTGACATCTCCCGGGCCCGCGGCCTGCTCACCGCCGCCCTGGTGGAGCTCCGCGAGGCCGCCGAGGTCGCCGCCGGCGAGTGGTGGCAGCGCGCACTGCCGGAGGAGCGGATCGCCGGAGCCGAGCAGCGGGGCCACCGGACGCTCGCACGACTGGCCGGGCCCGTCCGGGATAGAGTCTGCTGTGGATCAACAGACGGCTGAGGGAAGCGGGGGCGTGGAGGACATCGTCGCGCAGGTGATGCGTCAGTGGCAGCGCGTCAACCCGGAGCTGGACACCGCGCCGATGGCCGTGATCGGACGCCTCAACCGCTGTTTCCTGCTGATCCAGCAGGCCACCGACGCGCCGCTGCGCGGGCACGGCCTGACCCGGCCCGAGTTCGACATCCTCGGCACGCTGAGACGGCTTGACCAGGAACTCACCCCCAGCCAGATCGCCAGAGAGACCTTCGCCTCCGGGGCCGCCGTCACCAAGCGGCTGCGGTTCCTCCAGGAGCGCGGACTGGTGATCCGCCGCCCCGACGACCGCGATCGGCGGGTCTCCCACCTCTCACTCACCGAGCAGGGCCGTAC harbors:
- a CDS encoding MarR family winged helix-turn-helix transcriptional regulator; translation: MEDIVAQVMRQWQRVNPELDTAPMAVIGRLNRCFLLIQQATDAPLRGHGLTRPEFDILGTLRRLDQELTPSQIARETFASGAAVTKRLRFLQERGLVIRRPDDRDRRVSHLSLTEQGRTIIDQMLPEQVGYDASLLAGLDAERQRELAGLLGELLLLLEGRLGTRQP